From Pyrenophora tritici-repentis strain M4 chromosome 1, whole genome shotgun sequence, the proteins below share one genomic window:
- a CDS encoding Arp2-3 complex subunit translates to MAAINWRTINIDALDPDSPANFDLSSLAPAVTPVSTADVQNSASQIRQLLRGGDNEGALQGALENPPYGADDKGKETYLAVVIEILQSIRASDMSPMLSRLYSAPGGTEALDVLMKYIYKGMAQASPATNTRNITPQATGFSQIHTRGGAEGGGQAMSVLLSWHEKLVEIAGPGSIVRVMTDRRTV, encoded by the exons ATGGCCGCTATCAATTGGCGTACAATCAACATTGACGCTCTGGACCCGGACAGCCCCGCAAACTTTGACCTGAGCTCTCTCGCTCCTGCTGTCACGCCCGTCTCTACAGCCGATGTCCAAAACAGTGCCTCGCAAATACGACAGCTACTACGAGGGGGTGACAATGAGGGAGCTCTCCAGGGGGCCTTAGAGAATCCGCCTTATGGAGCAGACGACAAGGGAAAG GAAACGTACCTCGCAGTCGTAATCGAGATTCTCCAGTCTATACGAGCGTCCGACATGTCACCAATGCTCAGCCGGTTATACAGTGCTCCTGGTGGAACCGAGGCGTTGGACGTTCTCATGAAGTACAT TTACAAGGGCATGGCACAGGCGAGCCCAGCAACCAACACACGCAACATCACACCTCAGGCGACTGGTTTTTCCCAAATCCATACGCGTGGCGGCGCAGAGGGCGGTGGCCAGGCCATGAGCGTCCTGCTCAGCTGGCACGAAAAG CTTGTGGAGATAGCTGGCCCAGGCTCCATTGTCAGGGTCATGACGGATCGACGGACGGTTTGA
- a CDS encoding Trichoplein multi-domain protein has protein sequence MSCINAAIEAIESRDPGDKFTYSEVARRFGVDRSTLSRRHQQIRGSNEAKSRNQQLLHPHQELQLLEHIDELTEAGLPPTRTMIQNFASAIAGRATSQSWVTRFFHRHPDAIISRWSTGLDRNRHRADSVYKYESYFDLLSTKMAQHHIRAQDVYNMDEKGFLIGVTGRSKRVFSKQKYETGGFKKVIQDGNRDWITVIAAICADGSTLPPAIIYEATSGNMYARWVDDIAIDDPVYVTSSPSGWTNDQVGLAWLEQVFDRHTKEKAGNHTRLLILDGHGSHVTMDTHTLQPLDVVMFKPLAAAYSLSLQHYLQASHGLLAVRKDDFYRLFKPAWDSSFIKKHALKAFKATGIAPIDPEVVLKKFRKSTLTAPPPLVNVSRATITNLINQAYDPSSIAANNLSEILLRLQAAKEIAEYEKDALRAALHVHQKPRNRHEPPLDLQQRKAFHSGAVWWSPCKLREARFRQLVKEKEKEKELLDKIELKEAKENNRIYQLKIKEAARAAREEAKKVRDEAKAVKAAELDAKRRDRDAAKAIQQPQSGKRKASKPAAKQQPKKRRVGGAGGGTLAETHGVVVLGLWLRVEGISFYEATMA, from the exons atgagttgtatcaacgctgcgattgaagctattgaatcgcgtgatcccggagataaatttacatactctgaggttgcgcgccgctttggtgttgatcgctctacgttgtcgcgacgccatcaacagatccggggctcaaatgaagccaaatcacgtaatcagcaactccttcacccacaccaggagctacagcttctagagcacattgacgagcttactgaggctggcttaccaccgacgaggactatgatccagaactttgctagtgctatagccggaagggctacctcccaaagctgggtgacgcgcttctttcaccgtcatcccgacgcgattatatcacgttggtcaactggtttggaccgcaatcgccaccgggctgattctgtatacaagtacgagtcgtactttgatctactatctactaaaatggctcagcaccatattcgggcgcaggatgtatataatatggatgagaagggattccttattggagtgacggggaggagtaagagagtgtttagtaagcagaaatatgagactgggggctttaagaaagtgatacaggacggcaacagagattggatcactgttatcgctgctatatgtgctgatgggagtacgttaccgcccgcgattatatacgaagctacttcgggcaacatgtacgccagatgggttgatgatatcgcaattgacgatccagtctacgttacctcaagtccctcagggtggaccaatgatcaggtaggcctggcatggctcgaacaggtgtttgatcgccatacgaaggagaaggccggcaatcacacacgcttactcatccttgacggccatgggagtcacgttactatgga TACCCAtacgctgcagccactcgatgtggtaatgttcaaacctctggcagccgcgtactcactcagcttgcagcactacctccaggcgagccacggtctcttagctgtgaggaaggatgacttctaccgtcttttcaagcctgcctgggactcctctttcattaagaagcacgcgttgaaggcatttaaagccactgggatagctcctatagatcccgaagtagtacttaaaaagttccgaaagtcaacactaacagcaccgccgccactagtgaacgtgagtagagctactatcacgaacctcattaatcaggcctacgatccgagctctattgcggccaacaacctctcagaaatactcctccgcctccaggctgccaaagagatcgccgagtacgagaaggacgcactgcgcgcggcgctacacgttcaccagaagccccgcaatcggcacgaacctcccctagatctacagcagcgaaaagcgttccattcaggggcagtttggtggtcgccgtgcaagcttcgagaggcccgcttcaggcagctagtgaaggagaaggagaaggagaaagagctacttgataagatagagttgaaagaggcaaaggagaacaacaggatctatcaacttaagatcaaagaggcagcgcgggcggcgcgtgaggaggcaaagaaggtgcgggatgaagccaaggctgtaaaggctgccgaacttgacgccaaacgacgcgatcgcgacgctgcaaaggctatacaacaaccccaatcgggcaagcgtaaggcttcaaagcccgctgcaaagcaacagccaaaaaaacgacgcgtgggtggtgctggcggtggcactctggctgag ACACACGGCGTTGTTGTTCTCGGACTATGGCTGCGAGTGGAAGGGATAAGCTTCTACGAAGCAACAATGGCGTAG
- a CDS encoding putative chalcone isomerase subgroup protein has product MNSIRLAARRPIFRCLNTPPRQIRQGSRARRPDFDFEAIVKRGARPKSLRPDEDFVSIHRAEAIRRAEYVRRRNWLALGAALSMLAPIFLVRLWDVPVEEEKEENKSRGVVDMVWGPSTKTDAPRKAAEAFQGKKVVIAAGDKVIAAPEDSENPQASDPDAIELVETGTSYVPYFPRTIRLPTDKTGPEAITSDAEYTLLGLGIRKVSFLRVQVYVVGLYVKTSDLSTLQNHLINTVNPTASALIPSEKKDLREALLDPEKSNKIWEAILSRDGTAGVDMAFRVVPCRGTDFKHLQDGWMRGITSRTDEVRRKQAELIRQQAAENKSIALPKPVEEGEFQDESFGLAMKEFRNLFQGKGKAPKGSVIILTRDRSGSLGALYQPIVKGDKLETMGKSSWLGEVKDERVGRLVWLLYLGGQNVSSEDARKSIVDGCVDIVERPVGTLETMVH; this is encoded by the coding sequence ATGAACTCCATACGACTCGCCGCACGACGACCAATATTCCGCTGTCTTAATACCCCGCCACGTCAAATCCGCCAGGGATCCCGGGCTAGAAGACCAGACTTTGACTTTGAGGCCATAGTCAAACGAGGCGCTCGGCCCAAGAGCCTTCGCCCAGATGAAGACTTTGTTTCAATCCACCGCGCAGAGGCGATTCGTCGCGCGGAATATGTGAGGAGGAGGAATTGGTTGGCTTTGGGTGCTGCGTTATCCATGCTTGCTCCCATCTTTCTGGTCCGGTTATGGGATGTGCCAGTagaggaggagaaggaggagaatAAGAGCCGGGGAGTAGTAGATATGGTGTGGGGACCGTCCACCAAGACGGATGCACCACGAAAGGCGGCAGAAGCGTTCCAGGGAAAGAAGGTCGTTATTGCTGCTGGCGACAAGGTTATTGCTGCACCAGAAGATTCTGAGAACCCACAAGCGTCAGACCCTGATGCCATTGAACTCGTCGAGACTGGCACCTCTTACGTCCCCTACTTCCCACGTACCATCCGCCTTCCCACCGACAAGACCGGCCCTGAAGCCATTACCAGCGACGCCGAATACACACTGCTTGGTCTTGGTATTAGAAAGGTCTCGTTCCTGCGAGTACAAGTCTACGTCGTGGGTCTCTATGTCAAGACCTCCGACTTGTCAACTCTCCAAAATCACCTCATCAATACTGTGAATCCTACCGCATCGGCATTGATTCCGAGTGAGAAGAAGGATCTCCGCGAAGCACTCCTCGATCCAGAGAAGAGTAACAAGATATGGGAGGCGATCCTTAGCAGGGATGGAACTGCGGGTGTAGACATGGCTTTCCGTGTCGTTCCTTGCCGAGGTACAGACTTTAAGCATCTTCAAGACGGTTGGATGCGGGGTATCACCTCACGAACGGATGAGGTGCGGAGGAAGCAAGCAGAGTTGATCAGACAACAGGCAGCCGAGAACAAGTCCATTGCACTCCCCAAGCCTGTTGAAGAGGGCGAGTTTCAAGACGAGTCATTTGGTCTTGCGATGAAGGAGTTCAGGAACCTATTCCAGGGCAAGGGCAAGGCACCAAAGGGCAGTGTTATCATCTTGACACGTGACAGGAGCGGCAGCCTGGGTGCTTTATACCAGCCTATTGTCAAAGGCGACAAGCTAGAGACCATGGGTAAATCATCCTGGTTGGGCGAGGTAAAGGATGAGAGGGTAGGTAGGTTGGTTTGGTTGTTGTATCTTGGCGGACAAAACGTCAGCTCTGAAGATGCAAGGAAGAGCATTGTCGATGGATGTGTTGATATTGTGGAGCGGCCTGTTGGTACGCTAGAAACTATGGTTCATTAG
- a CDS encoding MAGE domain containing protein: MPIRRSRREEPDETPPAQPRRRRERDESPEEEDMETQVEQGSGSVQQLAKGLVRYALSCEHSRKPLKRQEINEKVLGSHARHFKEVFTEANRQLMDVFGMQLVELPKQERVTLRQKRAAAASESQSKSTSIWVLQTILPDQYRIPEIIGPSRPLDDGLINVEDSYVALYTTVIAFIIISGGIIPEGKLDRALRRMNADQTTPLGTKDKTLAAMVKDGYIVKVKDVSGGTEETIDYIVGPRGKVEVGGEGVAQFIRAVYGESEDQTELNKRIQRTLDVAEAHNSTGEAGQVGEAGPSGRKRGRRREDDE, encoded by the exons ATGCCTATTCGAAGATCACGAAGAGAAGAGCCTGACGAAACCCCGCCTGCGCAACCACGTCGGCGGAGAGAAAGAGATGAATCTCCAGAGGAGGAGGATATGGAGACCCAGGTCGAGCAGGGCAGTGGTAGCGTCCAACAACTGGCCAAGGGACTAGTACGGTATGCGCTATCGTGTGAGCATTCACGGAAGCCTCTCAAGCGGCAGGAGATCAATGAGAAGG TACTCGGATCACATGCCCGTCACTTCAAGGAAGTCTTTACAGAAGCCAACCGTCAACTTATGGATGTGTTTGGCATGCAACTTGTAGAGCTACCGAAACAAGAAAGGGTGACATTACGACAAAAGCGAG CGGCCGCCGCGTCAGAGTCTCAAAGCAAATCGACAAGTATCTGGGTGTTGCAAACTATCCTACCAGATCAATACCGGATACCCGAGATTATCGGCCCCTCACGACCACTTGATGACGGTCTAATCAACGTCGAAGACTCTTATGTTGCATTGTATACCACAGTCATAGCATTCATCATCATCTCCGGCGGCATCATTCCTGAAGGCAAGCTCGATCGCGCACTGCGGCGGATGAATGCCGACCAAACAACACCTCTCGGCACCAAAGACAAGACACTCGCTGCAATGGTGAAGGATGGGTATATTGTAAAGGTCAAGGACGTATCAGGTGGCACAGAGGAGACTATCGACTACATTGTCGGACCGAGAGGAAAGGTCGAGGTGGGCGGGGAGGGCGTTGCGCAGTTTATTCGGGCTGTATATGGCGAGAGCGAGGACCAGACGGAGCTGAACAAGCGCATTCAAAGGACGCTCGATGTGGCCGAGGCTCACAATAGTACAGGCGAGGCAGGGCAGGTCGGAGAGGCAGGGCCATCAGGGCGGAAACGAGGGCGTCGGAGAGAAGACGACGAGTGA